A stretch of Arachis hypogaea cultivar Tifrunner chromosome 15, arahy.Tifrunner.gnm2.J5K5, whole genome shotgun sequence DNA encodes these proteins:
- the LOC112750378 gene encoding uncharacterized protein, which produces MDQLNVPVLQFKNSSVFGIHPTTQFICFQTQSRSNSSRLTKKPLVVEARANARTESPKLRNRRIQKKFNGTARNPRLSVFCSDKQLYAMLVDDKNKKCLFYASTLQKSIRNPPCSTSEAAKRVGEALVKACTDLNINEISSYDRNGLYRGQRLEAFEIAISSYGFLRG; this is translated from the exons ATGGATCAATTGAATGTGCCAGTGCTACAGTTCAAGAATTCTTCTGTCTTCGGAATCCATCCAACGACACAGTTTATTTGCTTCCAGACACAAAGTAGAAGTAATTCCTCAC GGTTAACTAAGAAGCCATTAGTGGTTGAAGCTAGAGCAAATGCTAGAACAGAAAGTCCAAAACTTCGGAACAGAAGGATTCAGAAAAAG TTCAATGGAACTGCTAGAAATCCAAGGCTTTCAGTATTTTGCTCAGATAAGCAATTGTATGCAATGCTTGTAGATGACAAGAATAAGAAGTGTTTGTTCTATGCAAGTACACTGCAGAAATCGATTCGAAATCCCCCATGCAGCACTTCT GAAGCTGCTAAACGTGTTGGGGAGGCACTTGTCAAAGCCTGTACAGACCTCAACATAAATGAAATATCGTCCTATGATCGCAATGGACTTTACCGTGGACAAAGGTTGGAAGCCTTTGAGATTGCCATTTCCAGTTATGGATTCTTGCGGGGATAG
- the LOC112750375 gene encoding beta-1,3-galactosyltransferase GALT1, translated as MVSAYLCFTTKGCCFIHNIIKMKKLYGGVLIASLFMLFMLMILRYGVMKNPISEAYPTIPVSLNVNGTNPLEWIKPMAPPAVRNPAVTSQVISADILVSSLFLGSNFSKEEQQALQTRNHLKHLLDHAQGLPNAVEAIKEAAGVWNSLISSVEEQRQGYANDSSRTKEKQCPHFLNNMSSPELGNGSYELQVPCGLTQGSSITVIGIPNGLLGNFRIDLTGEPLPGEPDPPIILHYNVRLHGDKITEDPVIVQNSWTAAHDWGGEERCPSPTPEKVKKVDDLEECNKIVGKNISQHYMAGMHSYTSRQSLATEEHSKQSKYFPFKQGLPFVATLRVGSEGIQMTVDGKHITSFAFRETLEPWVVNEIRISGDIKLISVLASGLPTSEDSEHIVDLESLKASPVSAQTPLDLFIGVFSTANNFKRRMAVRRTWMQYNAVRTNKSAVRFFVGLHKSQIVNEELWKEAQTYGDIQLMPFVDYYSLITWKSLAICIFGTEVVSAKFVMKTDDDAFVRVDEVLASLKRINVAHGLLYGLINSDSRPHRSTDSKWYISPEEWSEATYPSWAHGPGYVISNDIARTVYKKYRDGHLKMFKLEDVAMGIWIADMKKEGLEVRYENEGRVYNEGCKEGYVVAHYQGPRELLCLWQKLQEGKGAKCCGDR; from the exons ATGGTTTCTGCCTATTTGTGCTTCACTACTAAG GGCTGTTGCTTCATTCATAACATcatcaaaatgaagaaattgtATGGAGGAGTCTTAATTGCTTCATTGTTTATGCTGTTTATGCTTATGATCCTGCGATATGGGGTCATGAAAAATCCTATCAGTGAAGCTTATCCAACAATACCTGTCTCCCTTAATGTTAATGGTACTAATCCTCTAGAATGGATAAAACCTATGGCTCCTCCTGCTGTTCGCAATCCAGCTGTTACATCTCAAGTTATTTCTGCTGATATTTTAGTATCTAGCCTCTTTTTGGGGAGCAACTTTTCGAAAGAAGAGCAGCAAGCTCTGCAGACACGGAACCACTTGAAACACTTACTTGATCATGCTCAGGGTTTACCTAATGCAGTAGAAGCTATCAAGGAAGCTGCGGGTGTATGGAATAGTCTTATTTCTTCAGTTGAAGAGCAAAGACAAGGTTATGCAAATGATAGTTCTAGAACAAAAGAGAAACAGTGTCCCCATTTTCTTAACAATATGAGTTCCCCTGAACTCGGTAACGGTAGTTATGAACTGCAAGTACCCTGTGGACTGACACAGGGTTCTTCCATTACTGTAATTGGCATTCCAAATGGTCTTCTTGGCAATTTTCGGATTGACTTGACTGGAGAACCACTTCCTGGGGAGCCTGACCCCCCTATAATTTTGCACTATAATGTTAGGCTTCATGGTGACAAAATCACTGAAGATCCTGTAATTGTCCAAAACTCCTGGACAGCAGCTCATGATTGGGGAGGAGAGGAGCGTTGCCCATCACCCACTCCTGAAAAGGTTAAGAAAG TTGATGACTTGGAAGAGTGCAATAAGATTGTAGGGAAGAACATAAGCCAACATTACATGGCTGGCATGCATTCCTACACTTCAAGGCAATCTTTAGCAACAGAAGAACACTCAAAACAGAGTAAATACTTTCCTTTTAAGCAAGGTTTACCTTTTGTTGCAACTCTTCGAGTGGGATCAGAGGGAATTCAGATGACAGTTGATGGAAAGCACATAACTTCATTCGCTTTCCGTGAA ACTTTGGAGCCATGGGTTGTCAATGAGATACGAATTTCAGGGGACATCAAGTTAATTTCTGTTCTTGCCAGTGGTCTGCCCACATCAGAGGATTCAGAGCATATTGTCGATCTAGAATCACTAAAAGCAAGTCCTGTATCAGCACAGACCCCATTAGATCTCTTCATTGGTGTCTTCTCTACTGCGAACAATTTCAAGCGTCGGATGGCTGTTAGAAGAACCTGGATGCAATACAATGCAGTTCGAACAAACAAATCAGCCGTGCGCTTCTTTGTTGGTTTG CACAAGAGCCAAATAGTAAATGAAGAACTATGGAAAGAAGCACAAACCTATGGAGACATACAGCTGATGCCATTTGTTGACTACTACAGTCTTATAACCTGGAAGTCTTTAGCTATTTGCATTTTTGGG ACGGAGGTTGTTTCAGCAAAGTTTGTCATGAAGACAGACGACGATGCATTTGTTCGAGTAGATGAAGTGCTGGCATCTTTGAAAAGGATCAATGTGGCTCATGGTTTACTATATGGACTTATTAATTCAGATTCTAGACCACACCGAAGTACTGATAGCAAATGGTACATCAGCCCAGAG GAGTGGAGTGAAGCAACTTATCCTTCTTGGGCACACGGTCCTGGCTACGTTATCTCAAATGATATAGCAAGGACAGTGTACAAGAAATACAGAGATGGTCATTTAAAG ATGTTTAAACTAGAAGACGTTGCAATGGGAATATGGATTGCAGACATGAAGAAGGAAGGTCTAGAAGTTCGGTATGAGAATGAAGGCAGAGTCTATAATGAAGGTTGCAAGGAGGGTTATGTGGTTGCTCATTACCAAGGTCCTAGGGAGCTGCTATGTTTGTGGCAGAAACTTCAGGAAGGAAAAGGTGCCAAATGTTGTGGTGATAGATGA